TCCATGTAATGCGATTTCGTCGTCGCATCACCAGTCCGTTGCTTTTGTTTCAACAACTGGTAAATCTCATATAATTCAGCTCGTTTATACGTCAGCATATCGGACGTGCGTATCATACCAGTGACATGTACATTCCGCAGTCCAGCTTGTGAAGAAGATACATGTTGCGGATGTAAACATAGATCAGGTTGTGTCGCTTCAACCAGTTGCTCAATGCCTGCCAATTTCTTCGCATTTAGTTTCTCCATCGATTTGTTGGTAGATACCATCAGCACATCCACATAGTTTTGTTGCAGCATCCGTGTTTTAAGATCCAACGATTGTCCGCTGATGGTTTTAGCAAAAACCGTCTGACGTACAGAAGTTAAAAACTCCGGTGCGCTCCATGCTTTCTTACTTCCGAAAAGATTTTCCATCTCAACCATACGCAGCAAACGTTCATCATTGACCAGTTTATACAACATAGCGTACTGAAATTCACGTTGTAAGTTATAAGGAGCATACTCAAATGGTCCTATCGGAGAATCTTTCAATGGAAAAGTTTTTGCCATCAGCTCCGGGACGAACAACCACTCAGGCATATAAAAGACATTCTTCTTGAGGTACTCCAAAGCGCGCACTTGTTTGTCTTTTGGTACTGGACTATAGGCATCTTTTTGATCACCCAAAACAGCATTTTCGAGGTAAATACCACCAATATTATTTAAAACATGATCAGCATATGCATACCATTGTCCAACCACGCCCATATACAACTTACCGGCACGATAGTAATCATCGCCAACATTGGTTGTCCAGTTGATAATATTAGGCATCATGCGACGCAGGTTCAGCATACCATATTCCCCAGCTTTCATGGCGTCATCACCAAGATCTTCCGATTGAGCCCGCGGATCAACGATATTTTTAGAATCTTGCTGTTCACCGTAATGATAGATAGGATCATGTACATGGCTGTCAATTTCCTTTCTCAGCAAAGGGATCTCATCCCAAGGCTGCGTTTTGCCATACCAACGGTAAGCCCAGCCAATGGCATACTTGTCGTAAGCACCGATCACGGGAGTAATCTGTTCCACACCATCTTCGGGTTGTGCCACATAATTGAAACGAGCGTAATCCATGATGGAAGGAGCGGTCCCTCCCATTTTAGCGGTGAAGCTTTTGCTACGCAACGAATCAACAGGGAAACTTGCCGAAGAGCCCATATTGTGCATCAATCCAAGCGTGTGTCCAATTTCATGGGACGACACAAAACGAATGGCATGTGCCATTTTCTCATCGGAGAAAACATTAGCACGTACTGATGTATCTACGATACCGGTCTGTATGCGCATCCAACTGTTCAAAATAGTCATGACGTTGTGCCACCAAATCACGTCAGCTTCTAATATCTCCCCTGAGCGTGGATCAACAACAGATGGCCCCATGGCATTAGCTTGAGCAGATGCTGCGTATACAATAGAAGAAACATTAGCGTCGTCTGGATCAAATTTGACACTATCCGGCTGTTGTTTGGCCAGAATTGCATTTTTGAAGCCAGCAGCTTCAAAGGCGACCTGCCAATCATGTACGCCATCAATAATGGCCTGACGCCATTGTTTTGGGGTCGCTGGGTCCAAATAAAAGACAATCGGTTTTTTGGGTTCGACCAGCTCCCCTTTCAGATAGCGCGCTTTGTCTTCGTCACGCGGTTCCAAACGCCAGCGATTGACCAGATTTTTCTTATCCAGTTCTTGTTGTTTATCGTTAAAATACCAACGCGGCGAAGTAAAGAAACCAACCCTTGGATCTGCAAACCGGGCAACCATAGGCGTTTCAGGCAGTTCGTAAAGGTTACTTGTAATTTCCAAAGAAACCGGTACAGATTCATTACCTTCCGTCACCTTGGTAGAAAATACAGACTTCACAACGATATTATTCGCATAGGATTTGATATCTTCAACTGTAGATATACTGGTTTTAGGTGAAGTTCCCAAACCCAAGGAAGTAAACACATCCGTAAAACTCTTTTCTGAACCATCAAATACCTTATTGACTTTGATTACAACAGCACTTGAATCTTTTGAATAACTTTCAATCTTAAAAGATTCAATATAAGAAGGGCGGTAATTATCGTATACCGAAGCGGCTATTGCGTCACCTTTAGGGACTTCCACCTGAGGTTTGATCTCCGAAACCCACACTTCTTTCTTCTCCTTGCGGAGTGTAAACCGGATGACCTTATTTTCATAATTCATTCCTTTGTTTACCCCAGCCTCATTTAAAGCCAATGGAACGGAAGACAGCTTCTGTATCAACAGAATATCCTGTCCCATTTTCTTCAATGGAATTTCAAAATAGTAATTATTTTCCTTACGAATTACCGTAAACATACCAGTATCAACCCGGGCATCTTTAAACAATTTGTCGTACGCAGCTGTCGTATCTTTCTTGGCAATAGAATCTTTAGCAGAAGTAACCGTTTCTTTTTTTCGCAGGCCTACTGTTTGCAATAATGAACAAGATTGCATTAGACCAGCGGAAAATAAAAGACCTATGGCTAACTTAGTGTAAGTGTTTTTCATCAAATAAATATTTTGAGCCCTTGTTTTCAAAGGTGATATCTGAGCTCGTTGCACTCCATGTGTTTTTCAAAAGTGATGACGGATCATCAAGCTATTATCTCGTGTTATCCATAAGCTAATTTTAGCTTACTACAGAACGATTAGAAAGTAATTTTGTCTATTCCAAGCAGGTCAATTCCAAGTCATTTATACTTAAAACTTATGCTATTTGATCGGATAGGATTAGGCTAACCACGAACTAATATTTCTAGATTAGGAGCCAAATTTGTTAAAAATATTATACAGAAAAGTATGCAAAGCGATGAACACGCAGTTTAAAGGTATGAACACGCGCTACAAAAACATGAACACGTAAACCGACCATCTTTTATTCTTCATTTTCAACTGGATGAGAGTGGTAAGTATACCGAAAAAAAGTCCGATTCTATCCCGTACCGAAAGCCCGACATCGCATAATAACGATAGATGGATGCTAAATAATTAAGTCCGTACCCCTCACCTTCCAGCTCTGCCCCCTGTCTGGGCTGCCAGTTATTGCGGATTTCCAGCACGTTTTCTTCAACAAGATAGATGATCTGAATCTTCAGCGGATGTTCGATCGAAATACGGGTATGCTTGATCGCATTTTCTACCAGCATCTGCAGGCCCAAGCGTGGAATTTTCCGAT
The DNA window shown above is from Sphingobacterium thalpophilum and carries:
- a CDS encoding zinc-dependent metalloprotease — translated: MKNTYTKLAIGLLFSAGLMQSCSLLQTVGLRKKETVTSAKDSIAKKDTTAAYDKLFKDARVDTGMFTVIRKENNYYFEIPLKKMGQDILLIQKLSSVPLALNEAGVNKGMNYENKVIRFTLRKEKKEVWVSEIKPQVEVPKGDAIAASVYDNYRPSYIESFKIESYSKDSSAVVIKVNKVFDGSEKSFTDVFTSLGLGTSPKTSISTVEDIKSYANNIVVKSVFSTKVTEGNESVPVSLEITSNLYELPETPMVARFADPRVGFFTSPRWYFNDKQQELDKKNLVNRWRLEPRDEDKARYLKGELVEPKKPIVFYLDPATPKQWRQAIIDGVHDWQVAFEAAGFKNAILAKQQPDSVKFDPDDANVSSIVYAASAQANAMGPSVVDPRSGEILEADVIWWHNVMTILNSWMRIQTGIVDTSVRANVFSDEKMAHAIRFVSSHEIGHTLGLMHNMGSSASFPVDSLRSKSFTAKMGGTAPSIMDYARFNYVAQPEDGVEQITPVIGAYDKYAIGWAYRWYGKTQPWDEIPLLRKEIDSHVHDPIYHYGEQQDSKNIVDPRAQSEDLGDDAMKAGEYGMLNLRRMMPNIINWTTNVGDDYYRAGKLYMGVVGQWYAYADHVLNNIGGIYLENAVLGDQKDAYSPVPKDKQVRALEYLKKNVFYMPEWLFVPELMAKTFPLKDSPIGPFEYAPYNLQREFQYAMLYKLVNDERLLRMVEMENLFGSKKAWSAPEFLTSVRQTVFAKTISGQSLDLKTRMLQQNYVDVLMVSTNKSMEKLNAKKLAGIEQLVEATQPDLCLHPQHVSSSQAGLRNVHVTGMIRTSDMLTYKRAELYEIYQLLKQKQRTGDATTKSHYMDLLLRIANTLELN